Proteins from one Belonocnema kinseyi isolate 2016_QV_RU_SX_M_011 chromosome 8, B_treatae_v1, whole genome shotgun sequence genomic window:
- the LOC117178163 gene encoding synaptobrevin homolog 2-like isoform X1: MTSKFGRSLSNEDLRSAVEGERDSLLEHDSDMDDDTLHVRASSASGEVHVDGKISSVRIQIKEVTDAMRDNVQKVMERGERMEDLQAASERLNITGNEFRDAAKKAQQRAWMQHVKSRIILIAVTMAIILCIIVPIIVKYS; encoded by the exons atgacTTCTAAATTTGGGCGCAGCTTATCTAATGAAGATCTGAGAAGTGCAGTGGAGGGCGAAAGG gATTCTCTTTTGGAACATGACAGCGACATGGACGATGACACGTTACATGT aCGTGCGAGTTCAGCCAGTGGAGAAGTTCACGTTGATGGAAAAATTTCCag TGTCAGAATCCAAATAAAGGAAGTAACTGATGCCATGCGTGATAATGTGCAAAAAGTTATGGAAAGAGGAGAGAGAATGGAAGATTTGCAAGCAGCTAGTGAACGACTGAACATAACAGGAAATGAATTCAGGGATGCTGCAAAAAAAGCCCAGCAAAGGGCCTGGATGCAACACGTTAAATCTCGGATAATTCTTATCGCAGTTACGATGGCAATCATTCTTTGTATAATAG tgCCTATAATTGTTAAGTATTCCTGA
- the LOC117178163 gene encoding synaptobrevin homolog 2-like isoform X2: MTSKFGRSLSNEDLRSAVEGERDSLLEHDSDMDDDTLHVVRIQIKEVTDAMRDNVQKVMERGERMEDLQAASERLNITGNEFRDAAKKAQQRAWMQHVKSRIILIAVTMAIILCIIVPIIVKYS, translated from the exons atgacTTCTAAATTTGGGCGCAGCTTATCTAATGAAGATCTGAGAAGTGCAGTGGAGGGCGAAAGG gATTCTCTTTTGGAACATGACAGCGACATGGACGATGACACGTTACATGT TGTCAGAATCCAAATAAAGGAAGTAACTGATGCCATGCGTGATAATGTGCAAAAAGTTATGGAAAGAGGAGAGAGAATGGAAGATTTGCAAGCAGCTAGTGAACGACTGAACATAACAGGAAATGAATTCAGGGATGCTGCAAAAAAAGCCCAGCAAAGGGCCTGGATGCAACACGTTAAATCTCGGATAATTCTTATCGCAGTTACGATGGCAATCATTCTTTGTATAATAG tgCCTATAATTGTTAAGTATTCCTGA